The Salvia miltiorrhiza cultivar Shanhuang (shh) chromosome 2, IMPLAD_Smil_shh, whole genome shotgun sequence DNA window GCTATACTCCCTCCTATATGCATTTTCAAAGTCGTTTTGaacttttcaattttcttttcattttaattgtaCGTGGTTTAGGCTTTATCTATCTATTCAACTCTTTCATTAGTTAATATGGACTCATATTAATTACTTCTACTTCTAGTGTCCCACTCATTTAATTTACATCTTCAGTTTGAGCATACACGTATTTTATAATTCATTAATATTATGGATGTTAGGAATGCGTCAATTTATTTATTGTCCAAATTTATTTATGTAGAATCGTCATTTTCAATCATTCTAACATAAATTCGGCTAATCTTTATACAGATTCCAAAAAggatttctatatatataactcaaataaaaaattattttaaaatataaataatgaatCATTTTCAACTTTTAAATCATGAAAATCTACGATGGATTCATCAATATGTTAAATAAATTTGTAATTCTAATTAGTTCAAATCCCATGagggactttttttttttttttttggaatttatcattttttatggCAAATTCATCATGTTACTCATAGAATTCATCCTGATTTCAGGTTTTGCAACTTTATTTGTATACTTTAGTTTattcttacaaaattctaaaATCATTTTTCATTCTATTTCCACAATGTATACTAATTTCTCGAATATCGACAGACTATTAATGATGTCATTACCGGCGTGATAATATTGGGAACTCGACTATACATGCAAAAGACTGACGAAGAATCATGCAAATCAAACACAACGGCTCTAGTGTTGCTCAACACTAGGGCTATTAGAGGTTACAAATCAGTTGATGAGATGATCAAACCTAATTCAGACACACCATGGGGCAACCAGTTTGCATTCTTGCAAGTTCCTTTACCTAAATTGACTCAATCAAAGCTTCTAGACCCACTTGATTTTGTCAAGAAAGCTCATCGTATGATCAAGAGACATAAGAACTCCGCCGCCGTTTACCTTACCGGCAAATTCCTTAGTTTTATTAGAATGGTCAAAGGCCACGAGGTATGAATTCATTgctcttttttatatttttgatttGATATGTTTTTTTAGGGTTACTAAATTTTcgtcaaattctaattttacatacaaactttaaaatatagtGTGACAGCTAATGGACTATTGATTTAATCTAGTTTTTCTACCAATTGAGATTTCGACTAGCTGAATAATTGTGGTACTAGGATAATCAGTGGGGGAGTAAACTGATGTTTGTGATGATCAGTGATGACACATCGCTATCATTATTTGAAAGCAGGCCAAACTTATATAATTCGCTTAGTTATGTCAGGAGTAAATTTGGTCGAAATATCAACTAGTAAtaaaatcagattaaatcaaTAGTCCAGTATAAAGTTTGTatgtaaattaaaatttgatgaaagtttagtaatttataaccgatttcgtacccatctttcatttttttggcTTGTGGTAAGGGAAAAGTAGGctgttggattttttttttccctttcccATCTATATACaaaatcttttattttcttttccggatcaaaaacttaaataaattaagaaataacgGATTTCTATATCAATGGACTAAATTgattgattttaattataataaaggAAACAAAGAGTAATATAAcaatttctaattttaatttttcattcttttttttttttctgtgccTAGAAAAATAAGTCCAAAGTTTTGATAATCATATTTATGTAACAGGCAACAGCTCGACATATTCATGCAACATTAAAAAACACAAGCTTGGCAATGTCAAATTTGGTTGGGCCTATTGAACCAATGGCATTGGACAATCAGCCTTGTAAAGGACTCTACTTCGCGGTTGCGGGCCCACCCCAGGTGCAAATTCTCAACATTAtcatacttcctccgtccacgaaaaatttatcataattttcttttcagtCTATTCACAAAAAATATTGTCACTTCTGTTTATAGCAGCGGACTCTTACTTCACTCACatgttattaaaatttgtgctgTCCAAaatatggtttttttttttttttttttttttttttgtgaatgtaGTATATAAgtaattgatttatttaattatttgggtGCAGAGCCTATCTGTAACAATGATAAGCTATGTGGGAAAGCTGAGGATTGCAGTGACATCGGAGAAAGGATTCATTgatcaaaataaaatgaaatcgTGTATTGAATATGCGTTTGAGGTCATCTACAAAGCTGCCATTGAAGTTTAGGTTTTATTGGGTGCCATTTTTTGAGCACAACATTGATGTGTTTAATGTTATAGGAAAACATTGTTCCATATTTATACAAGAAAAATTTTAGTGTTCCATAAGTTGGGAATCCTGTTATGGAGGGGTACCTAACCTTTGAATTACAAATTAtgtattcttaaaaaaaaatggtgggCTGTCTGCTTTTTGGTGCATAGACATATAAATTGAAATGTTTCATGTATTAATTAAAACTATGATGAAATTTCCAGGTCAATGTACAGATACAAGTGTGTGAGCTGTGTCTTGTTTATAATggattaatattaaataatggAGCACTTGGTGAGAAATAGGATTAAGTCAATTGTTAGAACTTAGAAGAAAGCAATATGAAATTAGATCCCACCAAAAAATTCTATTATAGTTTCTGTAGTAATTAAGCAGAAGTCAAGTGTTAGTTGGATAATTGACCCTAAATAATTATGTTGGCAATGCTAACTATTCATGAGTATATATCCTTTTCATTGGATgtgatttatttaatataatccacatattaataattaatccacaTATCATACGATTCCATTCTTGTTTTCAGGTAAACAAATATGTATGGGACTTAATTATGTATGTATTGATGCACCTActctttttaataataataataataatttaccgtaaaatacacgaactttcagctACTTCTGGTTTTCCccataatctttaaaatttgaaacgaaatacaccacctttcgattttttctgattttttccacGGGTATGAAATACCTCCAAATAGAAACTGATTTTAGGGCTTTTGAGATCTTTTAGATTATTACTCGTTTCTTTTCGAACCCAACAAaatcttttcaattttcatgAGTTTATTAGCATATCacaataaacacacacacacacacttacatacatacatacatacatatcaataaattttttttctttcaattttcataAGTTTACTACATTCTAATATTTTACTGTTTCTATTACATTAACATCCCTAAACCAtttcgcttcaaaaaaaaaaaaaaatccccaaaccatttaattttaatatatagcATCACATCACAATTAGAATTAGGtactaaatatttataaatatatatgaaactcACAATTAGAATTAGGtactaaatatttataaatatatatgaaaatagtaattgatttatgattttgtaacatctttattgattgattaattaataaatattaatgtaaATAGTGATgtgtcatttataattaataattaagaaaatataaaatgaagAATAATTGCAAATGAAGGAGATTTGGAAAATTTTCAAATGGTGAAGTTTTAGATTGCCATATATGTtacaaaaatattattaaattttaatatatatgttgTTCATCTTCTTTTCGTTTCTTgcggaaaaaaagaagaagtggAAAAAGCTACGAAAAAAACCTACTTTATgatatatttttctattataatttgaaatgtaatgtcaatttatttttaataataattaatattctaattaaatttataacattAACACTTCATAATACATATTTAAGAGTTTGTTAATATATCACAAAATTTAAACTATTAGGTTAAAGGATACCCGTCGACGGGTTACCCACTAGTTTTATATATGCAGTTAGCCATTAATTATTGAACATCTACATATATGCAATCATTTTATGTAAACTTGTGTACAATCGCTTATAACAaccacattaattaattaagcatagAATTTTCCCATATAAAATCCATTGCAATAATTAAACtgcatattaaataattaattaattaattagtgtttcctctctctctctctctatatatatatatagcgaaTGGTTCCAATGTGATCTGATCTCCCATATATAGTgtgatcttagattgatttgtaggtgttgatttaatgaATCACATATATATGGTTAATATTTATTTGGAGGGTGAAGATTTTTACCTGTGTTGGAATTCTGGatggagcgaaaattttactaattttttgaatatcgttatgcaacactatatacttTCTTATTTATCACTATATATTAGAGCctaactctatatatatatatatatatatatatatatatatataaggcaAACAAGGAAGAAGAGTTGTAGATTATGGAGGGTGAAGAAGAATTGTTGGAGCCTATGAGCCCAAGTGCTCAATACTTGAAGAGCTCTGCGTTATCACTCACAATCTTGGGAGTTTTAGAAATGGAAGATGATATTGATGATTCCATGACTATGTCTCTCCTCAAAGATCTCTTCTTGCCTATAAACCCTCGTTTCACCTCGATTATGGTATGTTGTTTTCTCATGATCAATATTACCCTACACTATTAATTGTTTTTAGATGTCAAACATTTTACTCGATGTATACTTTGCTAGTTAACACAATACTTTGATAATCGATTAGGTTACCGATAAGAAAGGGGTGAGGAAATGGAGAAAAGTAGAGGTGAATCTCGAAGACCACGTCAACGTCCCGACATTCCCTAGTGGCGTGTCGGTGGACTACTACGACGAATGTTTCAACGACTATCTGTCAAAATTAGCGACGGAACAACTCCCACAAGATCGGCCGTTGTGGGAGATTCACATACTCAAATACCCTACCAAGAATGCGGCCGGCAATGTCATCTTCAAGCTCCATCACTCGCTAGGAGACGGCTACTCCTTGATGGGAGCCCTCTTGTCGTGCCTCAAACGCGTCGACGATTCGTCGCTACCTCTGACATTTCCGTCGCTGCAGTCAAGCACGGGCTCTGGAGCCCGTCGCAATTCCTTCATGCGACGGATTCCTAGGGTTTTCACCGGCCTCGTTGACACGGCTTACGACTTCGGGTGGAGCCTCCTCAAGAGCACCTCGATGAAGGACGACAAATCGCCGATCAGATCGGGTGCCGACGGTGTAGAATTCCGGCCGATCGCGACGACCACTACGACGATTTCCATCGATCAGCTCAAGCATATAAAGAACAAACTCTACGTGGTAGGAATTTCTAAATCTATACTCCCTATTACCCATTTTATAAGTCTGTTTTGAAATTTATCTATCTTTTGAACTCTTCCATTAATTCCACAAAGGATTTCTATATACTATATACACGATGagctcaaataaaaaattattttaaaatacaaacTATGAATCATTTTCAACTTTTAGATCATGAAAATCTTCCAtggattcatcactttgttattattatttgaattcatCTTTTTTAATGGCAAATTCATCATGTTAATTACGCATAGAATTCATCACGATTTCACGTTTTGTCGTTCTCGTTAGGACTAACATACTCCTCTCTCTATAACTCTAtttatactttaatttattcttacaaaaccctaaaatcattttacattttatttCCACAATGTATATTAATTTCTTGAAAATCGACAGACTATTAATGACGTCATTACCGGCGTCATACTATTGGGAACTCGACTATACATGCAAAAAGTAGACGAACAATCATGCAAATCAAACACAACAGCTCTAGTGTTGCTCAACACTAGGGATATTAGAGGTTACAAATCAATTGATGAGATGATCAAACCTAATTCAGACACACCATGGGGCAACCAGTTTGCATTCTTGCAAGTTCCTTTACCTAAATTGACTCAATCGAAGCTTCTAGACCCACTTGATTTTGTCAAGAAATCTCATCGTATGATCAAGAGACATAAGAACTCTGCCACCATTTACCTTACCAGCCAATTCCTTAGCTTTGTTAGAAAGGTCAAAGGCCATGAGGTATGATGAATTCGTTGctcctttttatatttttcatttgatGTGTTTCTTTTAGGGCTATTAAATTTTCTACAAATTCTGATTTTacacacaaattttaaaatacagTGTGGGAATTACtgcctccgtcccacgaatcttgacacatttagtttcggcacgagaattaatgagttgtagattagtgttttaagtgtgtagttaataaagcataaaagtgataaagtaggagagagaatgtaataaaagtgataaagtatgagagagaaggtaataaatattaccttatttggaaatgtgtcaagattcgtggaacggcccaaaaaggaaacgtgtcaaaattcgtgggacggagagagtaatagaCAATTGATTTAATCTAATTTTGCTATCAATCGAGATTCTGATTAGTTGAATAATTAATGTGGTACTTGGATTAATTAGTGGGGGAGTAAAACAAAGCTTGTGACGACACATTGCAGCCACTATATGAACGCAAGCCAAATCATACAATACGTTTAGCCGTATCATCGGTaaattttgttgaaatatgatCAATTGATAGTAAAATCGGATTAAATCAATagtctaatattttaattaaagtttgtatgcaaattagaatttgatgaaagttcagtaatttatagATAATTTCGTAATCatcctttatttttttagattgtGGTAAGGGAAAGTAGCCGGCCAGTTTTTTTTTCCCTTCCCCATTTGTattcaaaatcttttcttttcttaactaataaaaacaaataaagaaaTGATGGATTTCTAtttcaggaagggaataaatggatcgattttaattataaacgagGAAATAAGGAGTAATATAAcaatttctaattttaaaattttcattcttttttttttctgtgcCTGGCATTTCCTAGTGAAATAAGTCCAATGTTTTggtattcatatatatttatatatgtaacaGGCAACAGCTCGATATATTCATGCAACATTAAAAAACACAAGCATGGCAATTTCAAATTTGATTGGGCCTATTGAACCAATGACATTGGACAATCAGCCTTGTAAAGGACTCTACTTCGCAGTCGCGGGCCCACCTCAGGTGCAAATTACTCTGTCCACGAAGAATTtaccataattttattttcacaatttcGTTTTCAATCTATCCACAAAAAAattctcatttttatttatagtagTAGACTCTTACTTCACtcacatttcattaaaatttgtgctgtccaaaatgtgataaatttttttatgaacgaaTGGAGTATCAATTTTAAAGTTTTGATTCCTATTATATTATATGGATGTGATTTTAGTAGTATATaagttattgatttatttattatttgggTGTAGAGCCTATCTGTAACAATGAGAAGCTATGTGGGAAAGTTGAGGATTGCATTGACATCTGAGAAAGGATTCATtgatcaaaataaattgaagtCGTGTATTGAATTTGCGTTTGAGGTCATCTACAAAGCTGCCATTGAAGCTTAGACTACTGTGTGTGCTTACACACACTGATCTGTACACACatataatattgttttatattGTATATATTGGTAAATTGGGAAAATGAAT harbors:
- the LOC131009227 gene encoding wax ester synthase/diacylglycerol acyltransferase 4-like; protein product: MEGEEELLEPMSPSAQYLKSSALSLTILGVLEMEDDIDDSMTMSLLKDLFLPINPRFTSIMVTDKKGVRKWRKVEVNLEDHVNVPTFPSGVSVDYYDECFNDYLSKLATEQLPQDRPLWEIHILKYPTKNAAGNVIFKLHHSLGDGYSLMGALLSCLKRVDDSSLPLTFPSLQSSTGSGARRNSFMRRIPRVFTGLVDTAYDFGWSLLKSTSMKDDKSPIRSGADGVEFRPIATTTTTISIDQLKHIKNKLYVTINDVITGVILLGTRLYMQKVDEQSCKSNTTALVLLNTRDIRGYKSIDEMIKPNSDTPWGNQFAFLQVPLPKLTQSKLLDPLDFVKKSHRMIKRHKNSATIYLTSQFLSFVRKVKGHEATARYIHATLKNTSMAISNLIGPIEPMTLDNQPCKGLYFAVAGPPQSLSVTMRSYVGKLRIALTSEKGFIDQNKLKSCIEFAFEVIYKAAIEA